CTGCTGTCCGGTTGAGTTCATTGCAGTTGATCTGAGTAAATACAAATGATATCGATGAATTACATGgtgggcaataatattgggtgagAAAATACCACTGTGGGTGGAAGTGAGCAGTTCTGTGAAATCACTACTACATACAGGTAAAATTAGAATTATAATGAACCATCCCAAACAACTATGATGAAATATGGTCCCAACCTTGGAGGgaggaaataaataattcaataccACCATACCATTAAATCATGATGTAATTTGTCataacatctaaaaaaaaaaagtatgaatgaaagaaatatatatttttgttttattgtgatatATCTTTAGGAGTTAAGACCAGCAAAGAGGAAATAGATGTGTACGGGAGTGTTGTGTTGGACAGCGAGCTAACTCCAGGAGAGGCGGGAGATCCCCCTGTCTCTTTGAAACTGAGGCCCTCCAGCTCACgttcctgctgctgtgatgtcacatgTGGAACATGTCGCGGAGCTGATGAAGGCTGGAGAAGGTCGAGCCTGACATCAGGCCCAATTTCTGTTGACATTTCAGCGTTGCGTAACGTTGTGACGGAGTGTGTTTGTTGCCTTGGCGGCAAGATGGACTCTGACAGGCGGGAAAGAGCAACAAAAAGGTTCTTCATGACGTTATGAATCTCAAGTTGACTGCAGCGTCTCTCCAACTTCTTCTGACCAAAATAACAAATCTTAATCCGACTCAAGATCATACGGTTTGAACTGAGCGCTTCATGcttttgtcatttattcatccatttGGCACTGTGGCACATGTGTATGTCAATGTGTAGAACCCTTAAAagataatgataaaaaaaattaaaagttggAAGAGCATTTTCAAGCATAAAGGAACCAAGTGCATTGTATTGTTATGTACAAAACAATTGGATCTTAGTGCGAGGAGTGATGATTTCATGtatttgtcaaaatatttcTGGTGTCTCAACCAAAATAATTGGtttcctccttcttttttttttttttttgcattttatttggttttgaGCAGATTAAATAGAATTGTAAATTAATTATTCTTAATAATTGTACTTTATAATTTTCTCATATTTAAGActaaaataattgtattttccTCTCCTTCCATTTTATCTtcagtaaacatttttttttctatttagatTTGAAGCATTTTGTTTAAAAGTCCTTCTAAACTTTAGCATCAGTCAGTGTCGCACGTTGAACAACATGAAGTGAGGTGCGACTGGGACGCGCGCTGACTCAGCTCTTCCTCTGTTGCAGCCAGCGTGCTGCAGGCCATGGCCGTGCTGGTCTGCGCGGAGATGTACCAGGTGAAGCGGCTGCAGCACCTGTGcgaggtgtgcgtgtgtgcgtacCTGCAGAGCATGCCCAGCCGAGAGCTGGCATCCACAGGCATCAGCGTGGTGCGGCTCCTGCGGCGAGCCAAGGTCAGGAGACGAGGGCGGACGGAGGGCGAGGGTGAAATCTCCAGCCCAACTCTGACAGTGTCTTCTCTCGTCCTCTCAGTGTCACAACGCCGAGCAGCTCTACGTCTGGCTCCTGCACTTCATCGCCAATAACTACCTGATCTTCAGTCACAAGCCCGACTTCCTGGAACTGTCAGGTCAGTCTGCCCGCCTGAACGcaagctgttgttgttttgtatgTAGGTTACACGgcgctgagagagagagagagacagctgtTTTCAGTCTGTGAGCCGGGAACTTCACTCATTAGTCAGCACGTCGCTGGAAGACAGAGCTTCGGGTTTATTTTCGTTTTGCTTCCTCAGTATGAAATAATaagaattatattattattattattattatattgtttgcATACACAAGTTAGAGATTGTTGATGATAATGAACACATTAGTGGCAAAGCATTATTACGGAAAATCTAAATAatccaagaaaaaaatataaaaatatatgcaATTATAAAGTACATCTAACATAATAAAAACAACGGAAGTGAAAAATACAAGATGCAAAAGATAATGCTGTAATTATGCTATTATAAAACATAATTATATATTAAGATTATGTAATTGTAGatacaattaaaatattttaggaaaaaaatatgcaaaataatCTAGTAATGTAAACTTATTTAGCAAAATCAATTCaatttaatattcattcattgaaaagaaacaaacaaatgaaaaatgaagaaacaagagGCATGACAAATAGAATTACAAACACAAATCTTGTGACATCATTTGTTATTAAAACAAttacaatattaaatattgtctAAAAGTATGATTTGGATAATATTGTATGTAATATAATCAATAAACAATTTAATCATTTATGTAAATTTCtcgttttttgttatttgagaAAAACTAgattgtatttatatattcatattataaatcaataaaaatgtgtaaatatgtagaacaaaaaaatagaaaagaaacaaaaaaatgcagtaGTCAAGCATATGACACACATTTTAAcgatataaatgaaaataaaaataaaaaaggaaattacAATTATTAGTGAATagatgaaaatgacaaatacaAAAATTTCAAAAAAGTGTATCGTCAGTAGTGTTAGCATAGATTCATGTCTGGACCTGCTGATGATCATGTGATCATTCGAAAGCTACATTTTTGAAACCAGGGAAAGAGGCAGGAGAAACATGGGTGAGCAGCAAGAGCAGCTTTTATTGGAACCGGGCCGGGCAGAAGCGGAAGCAGAAGTGTCTGTACAAGGGCCTCTGGTGTGTGTTGCAGACGAGGAGCGGGAGCAGGTGGAGCGGCTCCGCTGGCCCTCCAGAGGTTACCTGCAGGAGCTCAGCGAGTACCAGCAGCGGCGACGCAAGCTGCGCAAGTCGCGCTGCGCTGTCATGTAACGGCAGGCGCTCCTGCGGACCACAGACAACAGCAGTGAGCCCACACCCTCACAGGCAATAAACATTTGTGGGACTTCATAGACCAACTGTGCTGccagaggaggacaagagcTGCAGCGTCTGCTGGAGGGAGAGCAGGATCAGCTGTGACAGAAACCTCATTGTTTGACCACCGGAAAGACTCAAGAGGTCAGAGTTCACAATGGAAGAACACAGAACATTTGGAATGGATAACTATATTTTTGAAGCGTTCATGTCTTCTCCTGGGTCAGAGGTCGATAACTGTCTATAGGAGGCCCCACTCCACTTGAGGGTGACTGCAGTCCAGAGCTCCGAAGACCATGAACCTCTGCTGACATTTGGACTCATCATGTACCAAATGTCTCAAAAACACATCTGTGTTTGGAAGAGTCCGTCTCGCTCAGtggttctggctcagctctggaggCAGGGTCTGCAACGTCATGAATGGAGAGCCTACCAAATAATCCCATCTCCGAAAGGTGAAGCCccactgtcatgtgactgtcagACACCAATACGTTTGAGGTctggtcacgggggcagcagctggattaAAAAGAGGTCCAGACTTCCGCTCCTGATATCTGGGAGCCGACTGGGTAGATGGTGTCTAGATCAGTCCACAAGCAACTCTGTGTTCCTCAAGAAGATCTGAGGAGGCTTCTGGAGAGAGGACGTCTGGGCGTCTTTGCTCAtgctgctgcccccaccacCTGGGATAAGGAATCTGGATTCTACTGGTATAGACTGTTCCCATCATGCTCTTCATATTCTTCAACCTGAAACCTGAACAAGGACTTGGCGCCTCAGGTTGAGGTGGGACCATGGATCCTGCTCTCCTACAGATCAGTAGCATTCATCCGTTGCTTCTCCACCGGGAGCCGTTTTCCTCTTGAGTTTTGGATCATAATTTGGATCTGATTTACTGGTGCTgcaattatttttctaaatgtttCTCCCTCTCATGGCGAGACGACAGCGGGTGGCTTACAGCCCAGCGTTGGACCACAGAAGATACCTGCTCTCCTCacggaagaggaggagaaatgtTGGACTGTACAGATGAGGaataaaaacacgttttaaaaGTGATTtgtctgatatatatatatgtgtgtgtgagagagaggaagaacaCCAAATTTAGTTCTGATTTGCTTCAGTCACATTTAAAAGTATCAATTTCGACCAAAATAGTATGTTCTTAACTcgtttttaatttcaatttgtGTCGTTACCTGAAGCCGTTCTTTGTACTTTTGTCTATACTGACACCAAGTGGCGGTGTTGCTGCAACACATTTCTATTGTAAACGATGACGTCGGCCTCAGAGTTGCCAAACCCACAATTATAAAAGAGCTTCAAATATCGTTCTTGTTAAAGTTTTTGACCATCGTATGGAGTATCATTATCACGCCAAGTAGTTTCTAAATTCATGTTTTAGCTGCAGTGACTTACTACATTTATATCCAGGGGCAGGGAAATATCAAGCTACTTTCAAAGATTCTTCTTGCATCTAGAAGATCAGACAGGAGGCGATGTGGTCAAGCCTCAAGGTTACTACACAGGGAAACATCACCTTAgactaataaaaaacaaatcaatgtaCAACCGTCCAGAAATCCACCTAGTGAGGTGTCGAGCTGTGTCAGTTCTTAATACAGTGgaacctgggttctcgaccgttcgagaagtgatttgtttaaaatctgaatggatttttcccattataatgaatggaaaaaaaataatgcgttccaagccttaaaatagtcttttgtaggagtgaatgtagagtgtctgctgcaggtgcgctgttcctctatgtgtgtggccgctgcatgtgggaggggttgccgagtgagtgacgtctctccagaagtgaagaggtgcccggtgcgtgtccagctctgaatgtgcgcttctgtgcagtttggctgtgacaaagtcataaaccaagtcacgctctgtcccagactcgcctcatccctgtcccagctccagccgacaacaggacatcaaaccctggagtgagcgctccagcacctcccctgtgacactctaccacggtccagtgcggagacaggaaaggttttacacctcaatatgaagaagaaacagtcagtaaatgtagctaacgggacacgtctgcatacagaggctgcgttatacacaataacagagcacgtcgtgggtcagctgatcggtccgcgcacgttatggttttccggattttttcgggggcattcgagttctggattttcgttcgaaatccgaaaaaaaaaatctcgaaatttttgtttgaactccaatttgttcaaattccgggacgttcaaaaaccgaggtaccactgtatttcatttcagaGGAAACCTCTTGTTTCTGTGTCGCCCATCTGTTCTCATTAGAGGAGACAACCCGACGGCCCTCAGCTGAAGCTCGATCACCGTAggcacttttgtttttcatttattattcatgtccCGACAAGACTCTTCATCCGTCATTGAGCTTCTATTTACGGTCCTCGCTGCCGTTACCTGGGAGTAGTTACTGAAGAGCTCCGATGGCCTGCAGCATCCCCTCGAGCTTACCGCTGGCGTGCAGAGCCTCCACGTCGCTGCCTCCCCCGACACACTCCTGGCCGATGAACACACGCGGGACCTGCAGGAAACACCACGACACACACAATCAGGTCTATTTCAGGAAGCAGGCAGCAAGATGGCATCTCCACTGAGGATCGGTGGGGTCCTCAGTCAGgtcgtggtgaagaaagagctgagctagaggACAAAGCTCTTCAGGTggattcctcctctcacctgaggtTCTAGTGACCCAACGCACATCAGCTGTGATATGTCTTAGAGAcgagagagaagctgagtcatccaggagagactccgTCAGAACCAGTGCTCTGACTCAGCCAGAATCAGGAGAAGAtgagggatgaggaggagagatgatgtctcaccAGTCCCcaggggagggggagagagggaagtctggcACTGTCTCTGCTCACCACCACAAATAATATAATGGATATCTGAACACAACCACACCCTATGGTCAACAATTTGCTGCTAAATATACTCAAGTTCTCCTCAATAATCTAGTCGGGTTGGAAAGAGAAAAGTAGCACTGCACTTTAAAGAAGGCTGGCATCGTTGGAACATTCTTGTGAGACGTGTTTAAtgactaaataaaaaatgtcacttctgaAATCGCGCCTGTTggccgtgtgtgtgcgtggggcAGACGCACCGTGCGAGCTCCGGTCAGTTCCAGGAAGTAGTCCTGCAGGCTGCCCATGTCTTCACGCGCGCTGATGTCCACGATCTGCAGGCGACCCGGCTTCAGCTTGTACTTGGACAGCACGTCTTTGGCCCGGATGCAGAAGGAGCAGGTGGGTTTGGAGAAGATCACCACTTTGTTCCCCTCGATCGTCGCTTTCACGAACTCCTGCGCCATCTTGAGAGAGGGAGTGGAGGACAGAGTGCGGGAAGAGGCGGAGCCGTGACTGCACAGAAGTCGGATCTCAACGCCTGCTGACGCGCGCTCGTGACAGCCAGGACAAATGTCGTCCCAAATCAAAACAGCGCCAGTCTGAAGTGAAAGTCCATAATGAAAATAGATCGCTTTAACATTCAGAATTCCAGTACAAGCTAATAGTTAACGCATATTTGGACATAATGGTCACCTTGCTAACACTCCTTGATGTTCTTCTCTCACTTCACTTAGCTCCTATTTTACCACTTATAACGTTAAAAGCGAATTCATATTTGATTTTAATATCCGAAATTGTGCCAATGTTAAATAGCTTCCGTCCGCGGCTCACTCTGGTTCGTCAACATCAACAGTCCGTGTAGCAACAACAGAAAGAACAGTTCCCAAACTCGCACATCAGTCCACCATAATTCAAAAAATAATCCCCGTTAATACATTACTGCCATTGCAGTTTCCAGGCACGACACCTGACATTCACTTCACTGTAGAATCCCTAGTCGTTGTGGCAAGACCAGAAGTCATGAACAAAtactcaaaaacaaaacagcaactgcCTCCACCAACCAAAAAAATAAGGAAATTAAAAGTTCTTAAATGCAGCCACTGCACCGTGGCAACTTCTCATGTCAAGCACTTCATAATTTATGACTAATATATGgaattttatatttatgttatgTATAATTGTCCAAACTGAGAAATATGAACATTAAATTTACAtgggggaaaaacaaacacagcaggaagCGGATATTCGGGTGAAACAAGgattgttttattgaaatgttgTACATCTTCAACTGGGCAGAATCACATTCGACTCCACGTGGATGCTTGATCTAGTGGTTTTTAAAAACCAATACTGCTGGAACACTTTAAGACTCTTGATCACCCATCACTCACGAGCCGACCGGCCGGGCGTCAGCCACGACTGGGAGGCTGCAGGAGGGCAAAGGGGGGGCGACCCTGGAAGCTGTATCACTTCTCATCATTTGAGAACTCACAGGAAAAATAAAGACTGAACTGTTACAACACAAGTTCAGAAGTAAGAGACGGTGATCTTGGCCGGCGCGGGCCGGACCTCTGATCTGCTGCAGAGACCAGTGGTTTGACCCAGCTGACCAGGATTTGCTTGAAATTGCAAACCAAGAGGGGAGCGGCTGTTTCTCCTCCAGGTAAATCTGATGAAACACAGGTTTGTAAACAATTCTTCCCTTGTCAAAATTAAATAGTTTTCTTTTCTCATGGAATTGTCAGGATCCATGTTGGGGAAAAACAACTGAGACTGGAATAACTCAGCAGAGTGTGATGACATCAGTAAATGTGTCCCCAGGTGATGATGACCCTGGTTTTGATGAAAATAAGGAATCTTTTGAGTCCAGTCCGCTGGATTCCAGGACTCCGGCTGGTCGAACActacagcagcatttttttaaatcttttttttcaagttttgcATGTGTCCATTGTTGATTTCTTTTCAACTCTCACTCCTCACATTgatccacacacatacactctctcacacatactcacacacacactttgaccTTCCAGGATGAGCATCCCTCCTTTACTCAATCATTCCACCATGCTTGTCAACACAAGACGCACAACCTGTCGCCAGGCAGTTGTAGTTGCTCCGTCTCGCCCGCGGACTAATGTGACGAGTGTGAATGTCTTAGGCACCAGAGACTTGAAATACTTGCGGCGCGGGGGAGTTTGCATTGCTCGACCCAGCTTCCCCGCCCTGGACGAGGCCGCCACAATTACGCACACGTTTTTTTGCCACTTCTTTAGCACAGTAATTATTGGGTTTGTCTCACTTCAGTTTCACTTCGCTGAGGTCTTAGTGGCTCCATCGAGACGCTGAGACATTGTTGCCAAGTCGGTGGACAAATGGATCTTGTGTGCAAAATGGCTTCACAAAGTCAAAACACATAAGGCCCACGGTTAGTTCGTCATCGTTTTCAACAAAAAAGAATAAATCATCTGCGGACTCCTTTTTTCCACAAAAGtcccaaaataaatagatatccctcttttttttaacttaaatacACTTTTATATTTTCTCTGATgctcaaaatactttttttttttttaatctttttttgtcCTGCCTGATGAGTCCTTCAGAAGGTAAGACGAGTATTTCCTTCCAAACCTCTTCACAAATCGTCTTCCACTCGTCCAGTGGTTTGAAATATCACAGGAACTCgagatgaaaaaaagcaaaaaggaaaaaaaaagggcagaGTCAAGAGATAAGGTTTCAGGGCAGCGTTGAAACCTGCGGAATCACAGAGTGGAATTAAAGGGTCGAGGAAAGGGAGGCAGCAGTTGTGGTGAAGTCAATAACAAGAGCCGGCTGGACTCTCCTCTCGGTTCGGACACAATACTGACGTGCGCTCAGCACCAGGTCGGAGCTCTGCGCTGGTCGAAGTCAGCGATGAGACGCTTGATGTGCGCCAACTTGTTGTGCAGATACTCGCAACGTTGCTTCTCTACGTGGTAGTTTGGACTGTGCTGTTGGAAGATGTGGACGTCAGAACCTCTCAGGCTCCTCAGAATCAGCCAGACTACTTACCAGTTTCATCTTCTTGTACTCTTTCAGGACCTCCTCCTGCACCTTCTGTGGAACAAGATCAGGAAACCAGACGACCGTCAAGCTCACTTCATGACATAAATATACAAGCAACGAAAATCAAGAGGgatttatacatttaaaaaaacaatgtctttGTATtacttgaatgttttaacttttAGAGAAAACCTGTTTCAAGAAGATACTTGAGTTAAGGaactaaaaatgttaaaaaattaCCATGTTGTCAGATGTTTAAAGCTAGACAGCATCTACTGCATCATGCATGGGATCCAGTTCTTTATGTTTGTCTGTCTAACCGGGACAGTTTTCACTTGATATCAGATtcgggttttttttgttttaagtctcatgttttccattgaggTGGCTGTGCCTCTGACTTTGACGACCTTTGTGAATGGCGCGACAGAACAGAGGCCATGCTGACCCCGTGTTAGACGATTACCTGATACTCCTTGGTGCCAGGCACCATCTTCCTGCACTGGTTATCCAGCTGGGTGAAGCGGCGGGTgatgctctccacatgagcgTGAAGACGACGGTACTCATCATACTCTGCATTGAAGTCGTTCTTGTAGCTCTGCCGTTGGTCCATGGACACCAACGGAGTGTACTTCCTGTCAGGAGGAGAGGTTGACTGTCACTGACGCAGTCATTGAGGTTCACCTTCAGCCAACACACGCGTCATATTCCACAGTCGTTTCACAGCTCCTCTTTATGTGGATCTGTCTCATGCCTTCACTTTCATTTAGCTGAATGGAAACTAGAATCAACAAAAAGACATCAGCTATATGCGACTTTGGTTCACTCACAATGTGTAGTCAGGGACCTCTGGAGTCGAAGAGAATTCACTGGATTGTAGAGGCTTTTCCTTTTCTGAAGAGAGAAATGTGTCATGAGTTTTCTGTTTTACAAGACACACAGAGTGTTAAATACGATTTAAATTTAAAGGctagttttttttcctgaccgTCAAGAAATCATTTTCTGACTAAAGTAGTAGTAAAGTATATCAGAACAATCGGTCATCAATGGCCGATTTGCGAGCAATAATTACATCTTCACTAGAACAAGGTTGATTCCTTGTCTGTGCACTAGGGGGCAGCACAATTTTTAGTGAACTTCGATTGCAACTGCTTAAGATTTTTCTTTGAGACTATTCATAGGCTTGAAGAGATCAATCTATCCAagtgaggagagggaggagtgaACAAACCTTGATTGACGATTTTCTGAGGATTCCTGTTGATCACTTCTCCTTCCTCTGGCCCATCCCTTCTTTTTTTGGCTTTATGActgtcctccatcttctccGCTGCAGACGGAGGACTGGTGCTGATTTCTACCGTCCGTTTGACTTTGTCTCTCTCTCGATCTTTCTCTTTGTGCTTTTTGGATTTCTTCTTGACCTTCTTGCTGATGCTGGACGTGGGAGGACTGGCGACCGCAGTAGAATTGCTGGGTGGAGGGCTGGGGGAGGCAGCTGGTTTGGGATAGTTCTCCTGCAGGGGCCGCTCAGAGAAGGGGCTGGGTGAGGAGTCCCTGCACGAGGAGCTCTGATCCACCGGCAGGTCCTGGGTGCCGCAGCCCTCTGGGGTGCTGGGGGAGTTGGAGTTAGAGGCTGGGCTTGGCTGCTGGTGAGAAGGGGCTGGGGGGTGGGAGGAAACGGGGAGGTGGGTAGGAGGGCCCGAGGTGGCAGAGGGGAGAGACGATCTTTTGGTACTCGGAGCGCCTTCATCCTCGCGGCGGTCCGAGGACAATGGCATAGCCGGGCCTCGGTTGTTCAGGTGGGAGATTCTAGCTTTTTTGGGAGCCaggggatcaataaagtcaaagTCCGCCTGCCGCTTCTGCCGTGAAAACCAAAATCTCAGCAAATGCACAACCAGACAAGCTCACAGATTCTGCAGGCTCATACCAAGGGTGGAGACGGGATGTTGTCTTTGGGAGAACCATTTGACAAAGGCGCCTCCGTGGGAATACCAAACTTACTGTGAAGAGAGCAAAACCGTCTACAGCAAGAACTTACAAATATTCAGTCAAAAATGGTAAAAGTCCAAAATCTAGACTGCATGTTGCTCATCACAAGACAGACAATAGACAGAGTCTGGTCAGCTGCTTTTTGGGGTTGTTATAATTCCTGATTTATCCCACtactgtcacatgaccaacaaaGAAAACGTCACAAGCGACCTTTAGCCAACTGACAGTGGGGATTCAACATTTTATCAGTCCGTTCTGgagcaacaaaaacatggaaATGTAAGATGAAATTGGTATTTGTGCAGCATGAGTCATGAGCGAGAAGAAGCAGAAGTGGAATTTGAGAGACAGGCTTAGAAGTCTAGAGACCTGCTATTGGTGGCTCTTAGGATTCACAGGAAACCCTCAGAGGACTTAAACACATTAATACTGAAACTTAAATGGCAGCAGGTGTCAGGCAAGACGACGACCTGCGCTCCTCAAGGGAGTTTAGCATCTGAAACTGACACAAATaagcaggagcagaagagtGAC
Above is a window of Synchiropus splendidus isolate RoL2022-P1 chromosome 6, RoL_Sspl_1.0, whole genome shotgun sequence DNA encoding:
- the glrx gene encoding glutaredoxin-1; this translates as MAQEFVKATIEGNKVVIFSKPTCSFCIRAKDVLSKYKLKPGRLQIVDISAREDMGSLQDYFLELTGARTVPRVFIGQECVGGGSDVEALHASGKLEGMLQAIGALQ
- the ell2 gene encoding RNA polymerase II elongation factor ELL2; this translates as MHQRDDGGGLVNMAALSEDGRYGLNCGQQSTDRVTVLHVKLTETALRAIESYQNCTNVPSSRPTIQFKGLQGRIKIPKTDPSSETSHSFDFYLSNVGKDNPQGSFDCIRQFVSSSGASHLALLAAVQDKLTVCATNDSYQVTRDRMTQAVEDTRERGTKVIKPGGQYRGKQVQIRKPLLASQEVVPERKRSTPINPANTIRKCLSNNPVSQKPFRDRIVHLLALRSYKKLEVLARLQRDGINQKDRNSLGSTLQQVANLNPKDNTYSLKDFIYRDVQRDWPGYSDDEKTQVDRILARKFGIPTEAPLSNGSPKDNIPSPPLKRQADFDFIDPLAPKKARISHLNNRGPAMPLSSDRREDEGAPSTKRSSLPSATSGPPTHLPVSSHPPAPSHQQPSPASNSNSPSTPEGCGTQDLPVDQSSSCRDSSPSPFSERPLQENYPKPAASPSPPPSNSTAVASPPTSSISKKVKKKSKKHKEKDRERDKVKRTVEISTSPPSAAEKMEDSHKAKKRRDGPEEGEVINRNPQKIVNQEKEKPLQSSEFSSTPEVPDYTLKYTPLVSMDQRQSYKNDFNAEYDEYRRLHAHVESITRRFTQLDNQCRKMVPGTKEYQKVQEEVLKEYKKMKLHSPNYHVEKQRCEYLHNKLAHIKRLIADFDQRRAPTWC